ATTTAGCTCAAAACGAAGCGGCCGCCGTTCGTGCATAGAATAACGAGCAGCATCGAGACCAAGATGAGCTCGTAGCTCCATCCCAGCCCGTCGTCGCCCCAGAACCCAGTCTTCCATACGAAGATTTTCTTTTGCAGGGCGCCCAGCATAATGAGCACCAATCCGATGGAGGCCAGCTGGGTCAGAAAACCGATGACGATCGCAAGTCCGCCCAGCACTTCGGCCAGGCCCAAGAAAAGCGTGACGCCGGGAGGCAGGCCGACACTCTTGCTCCGAGCGGCCCGATCTTTTAAGTCCTTGTAGCCGCTATCGAGAAAGACCAGGCCTACCATCAGTCTGAGGAATACGAGAGCAACGTCCGTAAAATGCTCGAGTCGCGGAAACATGGAGTACCTTTTTAGGGTGAGGACCGAGGCGCCTGCGCTCGCGGAGCGACGCGACGGCGATACGCGTACGGAGAAATAGCGAAACGTCGCTTAAAGACGCGCCCGAAGTGGCTTTGATCGGCGAAACCCGCCCGTTGCGCGACCTCGGCGAGGGGAACTGAGGCATCCTCGACGAGCCCGCGTGTCCGCCAAACGCGAATGTCGCGCAAATGATCGCCGATTGTCTTGCCATAGGTCTTCTTGAAAATCGTAGCCACGTGACTTTCGTTGCGATCGACGGCAGCGGCAATCGCTCCAAGCGTCGGCGGATTGGCGTACTCTTCTTCGATCCAATCGCGTACGCGGCGGATCCAGCGAGAGCCAACCGGTTCGCGGTTGTGTCCGACGCGTACTCGTCCGTCAATTTGCGCGCTCAGGCTTTCGATCGCGAGCTCTGCAGCCGAATCGGACGCGTCCAGCTCCGCCGATAGGCGACGTGCAATCCCGTGCCAGTCTGCGTCGATAACCGCAAACGCGTCCGACCTCGCGCCGTCGCTCGCGGGCAAACGGATGGCCAGGCAGACCGTATTGCCCAAGTACGTGTCGCAATGTTCCATCTTGGCGGGCCGATAGATTGCGCGCCATCCATCGAGTTGAAACGCTTCTCGACCATAGACGGAAGTAAATTCGCCGCGCAGAGTGAGAACGATGCGATCTTCCCCGTGTACGTGCTTG
This Candidatus Eremiobacterota bacterium DNA region includes the following protein-coding sequences:
- a CDS encoding DoxX family protein, whose amino-acid sequence is MFPRLEHFTDVALVFLRLMVGLVFLDSGYKDLKDRAARSKSVGLPPGVTLFLGLAEVLGGLAIVIGFLTQLASIGLVLIMLGALQKKIFVWKTGFWGDDGLGWSYELILVSMLLVILCTNGGRFVLS
- a CDS encoding helix-turn-helix transcriptional regulator — encoded protein: METGLGCGCPRLGHRCRRAGGYVVSRSTYVPSCALGKHVHGEDRIVLTLRGEFTSVYGREAFQLDGWRAIYRPAKMEHCDTYLGNTVCLAIRLPASDGARSDAFAVIDADWHGIARRLSAELDASDSAAELAIESLSAQIDGRVRVGHNREPVGSRWIRRVRDWIEEEYANPPTLGAIAAAVDRNESHVATIFKKTYGKTIGDHLRDIRVWRTRGLVEDASVPLAEVAQRAGFADQSHFGRVFKRRFAISPYAYRRRVAPRAQAPRSSP